In the genome of Deinococcus fonticola, the window CAGGGCCATGCCCAGCACGTGGTCACGGTAATACGGCCAGACCCAGTCGTGCCCGGCGCGCAGGCTGCGGGCCAGACCGATCTGGGTGGCTTCCATGCCGCTGGCCTGCGCGTAGAAGGTGCTGCGGCCCTGGCGCAGCAGCGTAATAAGTTTGCGGTCGAACTCCCGGGCCCGCAGCATCTGGGCGTGCAGGTCGCGCAGCAGTTCCGGGGTGTACTTCTCCGGGAGGGCCTGGGTGGGGGTGCCGTCCGGGTCGACGTACCGAATAGGCTGTGTGGTAAAGGGTTCGATCATTGGGGCGCAGTTCTCCTGATGAGGACGGTTTCGAGGCACACCGCCGGGCTGAATTCAAATATCGAAGTTTGTCTAGCTCACGTGCGAACCGTATTTTAACCGGGCAGCCATGACGTGCGCGTCTTAAGGACGTCCAGTTATTTCAGACTACACGACGTGCGTGAAAAACAAATTGCGCAGCTCAGCCGCAACTTGCAGGAAGTTGCCAAGAATCGCAATACAGCTGCGCCCAAATAAGCGAAGGAGCAGCAACGTTGCTCTCCTTCGGCACGCCTGAGGTTAAGATCAGTAGGCGAAGAACACCAGATCGCGCGGCACGTTCGGGGGAATGGTTCTGCCCTGCTGCGGCACGGCCAGGGATTCGGCCAGTTGCCGCGCCTCTGCCAGATACTCTGCGAAAGGCACCGGGCCGGGAACCTGCTGCGGCCCTTCGCCACCGAACAGCTGGGGGCCCGCACTGTCATGAGGATGAGACCACGCCCCGGAATGCCAGTCGAAGTGGTATAGCGGCACAAACCGCTCACCGTACTCGGCCACGAACTCCAGGGCATCCAGGATGAACTCCACCTCTTCATCCGTGGACCACGGCGCCAGGTTCAGGCGCGTCCAGCCGGGCTTCACTCCCTCCATATCGCCCAGGATGCACTGCAGGTAACGGTCGGAGTGGGCGTCGTCAATGTTCAGCAGGCGGTGGCCGTACGGCCCGGCGCAGGCGCAGCCGCCACGCGACTGAATGCCGAACAGGTCATTCAGCAGCCTGACCACGAAGCGCGGGTGCAACTGTCCCCCACTGGAAGTGCCGACCAGAAACGACAGGAAGGCCAGGCGCGGGGCCTCAGGGTTGCCCAGCACCCGGATGCGCGGATGGAACCGCAGGCGGGCCATCGCCCGGCCGAAGAGTTCGTGCTCACGCGCTGTCAGGTGGGCCACCCCCAGCTCCTCTTTCACCTTGAAGGTCAGGGCCGTGCGCACCTTGCCGATGATGGCGGGGGTGCCGGCGTCCTCGCGCGCTTCGATGTCCGAGATGTAGGCGTGTTTGGAAGGGGTCACGTACTTCACCGTTCCCCCCCCTGCCGTGGTGGGGGTGCTCAGGTGATAGAGGTGCTGCTGGAAGCACAGCAGTCCCGGCGTTCCCGGCCCGCCCACGAACTTGTGCGGGCTGAGAAACACCGCGTCGTAGCCGTCCGGTCGCCCCGGCTTCATGTCGATCTCGACGTAGGGACCACTGGCCGCAAAATCGAAGAAGGCGTGCGCTCCATGCGCGTGGAGCAGTCGCGCCACCGAGCGCGTGTCGGTCAGCAGCCCGGTCACGTTGCTGGCCGCGCTGAACGATCCGATCTTGGGCCGCCCGGCATAGGCAGGATTTTTCAGTTCGACCAGCAGGGCGTCCAGGTCGAGGTTCCCCTTCGGACACAGCGGGATTTCCACCACTTCGGCCAGCGTTTCACGCCAGCTCACCTCGTTGCTGTGGTGTTCGTAGGGGCCGACGAACACCACCGGTCGCTGTTCGGCAGGAAGCGCAGCCAGCACCGTCTCGCGGTGGGCACTGCTGACCGTCAGGCCCAGGATGTCCTGCAGGCGACGCACCGCCGCCGTGCTGCCCGAACCGCAGAACACCAGTTTGCAGGTCTCGTCCCCGCCCAGTTGCC includes:
- a CDS encoding aminotransferase class V-fold PLP-dependent enzyme; translated protein: MDFAALRADLLGQDVSVPTPFGQRKVTYADYVASGKPLKSVERRIEELVLPLYANTHTEDSATGAHSTLLTHQAQDYIRGQLGGDETCKLVFCGSGSTAAVRRLQDILGLTVSSAHRETVLAALPAEQRPVVFVGPYEHHSNEVSWRETLAEVVEIPLCPKGNLDLDALLVELKNPAYAGRPKIGSFSAASNVTGLLTDTRSVARLLHAHGAHAFFDFAASGPYVEIDMKPGRPDGYDAVFLSPHKFVGGPGTPGLLCFQQHLYHLSTPTTAGGGTVKYVTPSKHAYISDIEAREDAGTPAIIGKVRTALTFKVKEELGVAHLTAREHELFGRAMARLRFHPRIRVLGNPEAPRLAFLSFLVGTSSGGQLHPRFVVRLLNDLFGIQSRGGCACAGPYGHRLLNIDDAHSDRYLQCILGDMEGVKPGWTRLNLAPWSTDEEVEFILDALEFVAEYGERFVPLYHFDWHSGAWSHPHDSAGPQLFGGEGPQQVPGPVPFAEYLAEARQLAESLAVPQQGRTIPPNVPRDLVFFAY